The following proteins are encoded in a genomic region of Musa acuminata AAA Group cultivar baxijiao chromosome BXJ2-11, Cavendish_Baxijiao_AAA, whole genome shotgun sequence:
- the LOC135627875 gene encoding zinc finger protein CONSTANS-LIKE 3-like, with protein sequence MASVAEGKGGYWAGLEGRRCDSCKGAAALLYCGADAAYLCGECDARVHGASLLALHHERVWVCEVCEQAPAAFTCKADAAALCVACDADIHAANPLARRHERIPIVPFLEPLKPSTTSAAAFLLGNEKDEEKENDATSWLLPNPGHTHPKGLIGAPEIKSTEFYFSDVNPYLDLEYSTKMDAGFYQADSVVPVHAKASGFDGGAPPPPSFLPTDAPIELDCAPSKPSYGSYTTHSMSHSVSSSEAAVVPDGIGNGAAPTDREARVMRYREKRKSRRFEKTIRYASRKAYAETRPRIKGRFAKRSEIEAKLDRLYPSSAAAAFMVDAGYDVVPSF encoded by the exons ATGGCGAGCGTGGCGGAGGGGAAGGGAGGATACTGGGCGGGATTGGAAGGGCGGCGGTGCGACTCGTGCAAGGGAGCGGCCGCGCTGCTGTACTGCGGCGCGGACGCGGCCTACCTGTGCGGGGAGTGCGACGCGCGGGTGCACGGAGCGAGTCTGCTCGCTCTGCACCACGAGCGCGTGTGGGTCTGCGAGGTGTGCGAACAGGCGCCCGCCGCCTTCACCTGCAAGGCCGACGCCGCTGCGCTCTGCGTCGCCTGCGACGCCGACATCCACGCCGCCAACCCCCTCGCCCGCCGACACGAGCGCATCCCCATCGTTCCCTTCCTCGAGCCCCTCAAGCCCTCCACGACGTCGGCCGCCGCGTTCCTCCTCGGCAACGAGaaggatgaggagaaggagaacgaCGCGACCTCCTGGCTCCTCCCGAATCCCGGTCATACGCACCCCAAGGGTTTGATAGGGGCGCCGGAGATCAAATCTACTGAGTTCTACTTCTCGGACGTGAATCCGTACCTCGATCTGGAGTACAGCACTAAGATGGACGCCGGATTCTACCAGGCGGACAGCGTCGTTCCCGTCCACGCCAAGGCGTCCGGCTTCGACGGTGGTGCTCCGCCGCCTCCCTCGTTCCTCCCGACCGATGCCCCCATAGAGCTCGACTGCGCCCCGTCCAAGCCCTCCTACGGCTCCTACACCACCCACTCCATGAGCCACAGC GTGTCGTCGTCGGAGGCGGCAGTGGTGCCGGATGGCATCGGGAACGGTGCGGCGCCGACCGATCGGGAGGCGAGGGTGATGAGGTAccgggagaagaggaagagccgGCGTTTCGAGAAGACGATCCGGTACGCGTCGCGGAAGGCCTACGCGGAGACGCGGCCGCGGATCAAGGGCCGGTTCGCCAAGCGATCGGAGATCGAGGCGAAGCTCGACCGCCTCTACCCCTCCTCCGCCGCGGCGGCGTTCATGGTGGACGCCGGCTACGACGTCGTGCCCTCCTTTTGA